Proteins encoded by one window of Kribbella italica:
- a CDS encoding ABC transporter ATP-binding protein: MSSILDIRTLSRVHGSGEQAVHALRDVDLAVAAGELVAVMGPSGSGKSTLLTCAGGLDRPTSGQILIDGNDLATLGNNAVAALRRRRIGYVFQDFNLIPALTAAENVMLPLELDGTRARTARKFAEAALTEVAIAELADRFPDEMSGGQRQRVAIARAIVGERRLLLADEPTGALDSETGEAVLQLLRDRCDQHGIAGVLVTHDARHASWADRVVYLRDGRLVGQSGPLPEADVLLEAH; this comes from the coding sequence ATGAGCAGCATTCTGGACATCCGCACTCTCAGCCGGGTGCACGGATCCGGCGAGCAGGCCGTGCACGCGTTGCGCGACGTCGACCTGGCCGTCGCGGCCGGTGAACTGGTCGCCGTGATGGGCCCGTCGGGCTCCGGCAAGTCCACGCTGCTCACCTGTGCGGGCGGTCTCGACCGGCCGACCTCCGGCCAGATCCTGATCGACGGGAACGACCTCGCCACCTTGGGCAACAACGCTGTCGCCGCACTGCGCCGGCGCCGGATCGGCTACGTCTTTCAGGACTTCAACCTGATCCCCGCGCTGACCGCGGCCGAAAACGTGATGCTGCCGCTCGAGCTGGACGGCACCCGGGCCAGGACCGCCCGCAAGTTCGCCGAGGCCGCGCTGACGGAGGTGGCGATCGCGGAGCTGGCCGACCGGTTTCCCGACGAGATGTCCGGTGGGCAGCGGCAACGCGTCGCGATCGCGCGGGCGATCGTCGGCGAACGGCGGCTGCTGCTCGCCGACGAGCCGACCGGCGCCCTCGACTCCGAGACCGGAGAAGCAGTCCTTCAGCTCCTGCGCGACCGGTGCGACCAGCACGGGATCGCCGGCGTCCTCGTCACCCACGACGCCCGACACGCCTCCTGGGCCGATCGCGTCGTCTACCTGCGCGATGGTCGCCTGGTAGGCCAGTCAGGTCCGCTGCCCGAGGCCGACGTCCTGCTGGAAGCTCACTGA
- a CDS encoding PadR family transcriptional regulator translates to MSIKHGLLALLRAEPKYGYQLRGEFETATGSTWPLNIGQVYTTLTRLERDGFVQPVVAEAGQDDGDGRSRYAITEAGRAELAGWFTTPVTRESRPRDELAIKLALALAVPGVDVPAVVQMQRTSTMRSMQELTRLKRNSRDGDISWLLVLESMIFSAEAEIRWLDHCEAMLSRARRTASTDSTSGTATPAEQPDRTHQAEAKR, encoded by the coding sequence ATGTCGATCAAGCACGGTCTGCTCGCGTTGCTCCGAGCCGAACCGAAGTACGGATATCAGCTGCGCGGCGAGTTCGAGACGGCCACCGGCTCGACCTGGCCGCTGAACATCGGGCAGGTCTACACGACTCTGACCCGGCTCGAGCGGGACGGGTTCGTCCAGCCGGTCGTCGCCGAGGCAGGTCAGGACGACGGCGACGGGCGCTCGCGGTACGCGATCACCGAGGCCGGCCGGGCCGAGCTCGCCGGCTGGTTCACGACACCGGTGACCCGGGAGTCGCGGCCGCGGGACGAGCTGGCGATCAAGCTGGCGCTGGCGCTGGCCGTCCCAGGGGTCGACGTACCCGCCGTGGTGCAGATGCAGCGGACCTCGACCATGCGGTCGATGCAGGAGCTGACCCGGTTGAAGCGCAACAGCCGCGACGGCGACATCTCCTGGTTGCTGGTGCTGGAGTCGATGATCTTCTCCGCCGAGGCGGAGATCCGCTGGCTGGACCACTGCGAGGCGATGCTGTCCCGCGCCCGCCGTACCGCGAGCACGGACAGCACTTCCGGTACGGCGACGCCGGCCGAGCAGCCCGATCGGACCCACCAGGCGGAGGCCAAGCGATGA
- a CDS encoding TetR family transcriptional regulator C-terminal domain-containing protein, with amino-acid sequence MTGEQRRGAHVLDAVLDVIAERGLEAATMRTVAAAAGISLAQVQYYFRSKDELVASAFRHVTERFDEKLATVDLSGPPRKVLRQALELWLPLDEERARDARVWLAFSAAAAISPTLKAIAAATDSELRVAFARLLDAAAAEGALPDVVDTETEAGLLLAVVDGLVVQALTLAEPLRAQFLTGSLDAHLARLFTP; translated from the coding sequence GTGACTGGGGAACAGCGGCGCGGAGCGCACGTGCTGGACGCGGTGCTCGATGTGATCGCCGAGCGCGGCCTCGAGGCCGCGACGATGCGGACCGTCGCGGCGGCGGCCGGGATCTCGCTCGCGCAGGTGCAGTACTACTTCCGCAGCAAGGACGAGTTGGTGGCGTCGGCGTTTCGGCACGTCACCGAGCGGTTCGACGAGAAGCTGGCGACCGTCGACCTGTCCGGCCCACCACGCAAGGTGCTGCGCCAGGCGCTCGAGCTCTGGCTGCCGCTGGACGAGGAGCGCGCGCGTGACGCGCGGGTCTGGCTGGCGTTCAGCGCGGCCGCCGCGATCTCACCGACCCTGAAGGCGATCGCCGCCGCCACCGACAGCGAGCTCCGGGTCGCGTTCGCCCGCCTGCTGGACGCGGCCGCCGCCGAAGGCGCCCTACCGGACGTCGTCGACACCGAGACCGAGGCCGGCCTGCTGCTCGCCGTCGTCGACGGCCTGGTCGTTCAGGCGCTCACCTTGGCCGAGCCGCTGCGCGCGCAGTTCCTGACCGGTTCCCTCGACGCCCACCTGGCCCGCCTCTTCACTCCCTGA
- a CDS encoding VOC family protein → MDFHGGLNVAMKVPKADFERTVAFYRDALGFEVTDESGPHVVDAVPRCASLKFGPVTLWLDQVDNYARGDLWLELFTPDVAAAMEHLKSHGIEARDELEPLPEGSDGHWITNPVGITHLVRSAD, encoded by the coding sequence ATGGACTTCCACGGCGGACTGAATGTCGCGATGAAGGTGCCCAAGGCGGACTTCGAACGGACGGTCGCGTTCTACCGCGACGCGCTCGGGTTCGAGGTTACCGACGAGAGCGGGCCGCACGTGGTGGACGCCGTACCGCGGTGCGCGTCGCTGAAGTTCGGGCCGGTGACGCTCTGGCTCGATCAGGTGGACAACTACGCCCGGGGCGATCTGTGGCTGGAGCTCTTCACGCCGGACGTCGCGGCGGCGATGGAGCACCTGAAGAGCCACGGGATCGAGGCCCGGGACGAGCTCGAGCCCTTGCCCGAGGGGAGCGACGGGCACTGGATCACCAACCCGGTCGGCATCACGCACCTCGTCCGCAGCGCCGACTGA
- a CDS encoding TetR/AcrR family transcriptional regulator → MPRNPERRAQLADAGLAVLAEAGARGLTHRAVDAAAGLPAGTASNYFRTRDALLGALGERIFERLAPTDDRLQPLAEREPSVDLVVDYVRYIVERLLALPELPLALFELRLEAARRPELNEILTRTLRQGFDADVSFHTNARLPGGAEEVRLLHFAIDGLVLDQLTPGVGHPYDVDAAVEQLVRRLTRDY, encoded by the coding sequence ATGCCCCGAAATCCGGAACGCCGCGCCCAGCTCGCCGACGCCGGCCTCGCGGTGCTGGCCGAGGCCGGCGCCCGCGGCCTCACCCACCGCGCGGTCGACGCCGCCGCCGGCCTTCCCGCCGGTACGGCGTCCAACTACTTCCGTACGCGGGACGCCCTGCTCGGGGCGCTCGGCGAGCGGATCTTCGAGCGCCTCGCGCCGACCGACGACCGCCTCCAGCCCCTGGCCGAACGAGAGCCGTCGGTCGACCTGGTCGTCGACTACGTGCGGTACATCGTCGAGCGGCTACTGGCGCTCCCCGAGCTGCCGCTGGCGCTGTTCGAACTGCGACTCGAGGCGGCCCGGAGGCCGGAGCTGAACGAGATCCTGACCCGGACCCTGCGCCAGGGATTCGACGCCGACGTCTCGTTCCACACGAACGCGCGACTGCCGGGCGGCGCGGAGGAGGTCCGACTGCTGCATTTCGCGATCGACGGACTGGTGCTCGACCAGCTCACGCCCGGCGTCGGGCACCCATACGACGTCGACGCGGCCGTCGAGCAGCTCGTCCGCCGCTTGACGCGTGACTATTAG
- a CDS encoding VOC family protein, whose amino-acid sequence MQPAAFGATVVTAHPAKVAAFYAEYFDLQITIDLGWFICVRRGDASWELAITERGHASVPAAVSATTESSNVFGFVVDDVDKFAARLVEGGVELATELVTEPWGQRHFFVRDPEGTWLDVIQLVAPDPEWLAANTPT is encoded by the coding sequence ATGCAACCCGCCGCCTTCGGCGCCACCGTCGTCACCGCCCACCCCGCGAAGGTCGCCGCCTTCTACGCGGAGTACTTCGACCTGCAGATCACCATCGATCTCGGCTGGTTCATCTGCGTACGCCGCGGTGACGCGTCGTGGGAGCTGGCCATCACCGAGCGCGGCCACGCGTCGGTGCCGGCCGCCGTCTCGGCCACCACCGAGAGCTCGAACGTCTTCGGCTTCGTCGTCGACGACGTCGACAAGTTCGCCGCCCGCCTGGTCGAGGGCGGCGTCGAACTGGCCACGGAGCTCGTCACCGAGCCATGGGGTCAGCGGCACTTCTTCGTCCGCGACCCCGAGGGCACCTGGCTGGACGTCATCCAGCTGGTCGCCCCCGACCCGGAGTGGCTCGCCGCCAACACGCCGACGTGA
- a CDS encoding NAD(P)H-quinone oxidoreductase translates to MRAVVCEGAGGVEVLTIGRIEDPTPNVDEVVIEVVAAGVNRADLLQRQGHYPPPPGAPGTIGLEVSGRISAVGEQVEGWSVGDECCALLAGGGYAEKVVVPAPQVMPVPEGIDLISAAALPEVVATVWSNVFRKAHLKDGETLLVHGGASGIGTMAIQLGVAHGARVLCTVGSADKMEFCTRLGADVAINYKEAEWASVVREATGKAGADVILDIIGAKYLTDNVKSLAIDGRIVVIGMQGGAKGELDLGRLLAKRGSITAAGLRSRSVEDKGQILAEVVGHVWPLVEAKKVRPIVHATYPLEQVASAHEELEQSTQIGKILLTL, encoded by the coding sequence ATGCGAGCTGTCGTGTGTGAAGGAGCCGGTGGTGTCGAGGTCCTGACCATCGGCCGGATCGAGGACCCCACGCCGAACGTCGACGAGGTCGTGATCGAGGTCGTCGCGGCCGGGGTGAACCGGGCCGACCTGCTGCAGCGGCAGGGCCACTATCCCCCGCCGCCCGGTGCGCCCGGGACGATCGGCCTCGAGGTGTCCGGCCGGATCAGCGCCGTCGGCGAGCAGGTCGAGGGCTGGTCGGTCGGCGACGAGTGCTGCGCGCTGCTCGCCGGGGGTGGGTACGCCGAGAAGGTCGTCGTACCGGCTCCGCAGGTGATGCCGGTGCCGGAGGGCATCGACCTGATCAGCGCCGCCGCGTTGCCCGAGGTGGTCGCGACGGTGTGGTCGAACGTCTTCAGGAAGGCGCACCTCAAGGACGGCGAGACGCTGCTCGTGCACGGCGGCGCGTCCGGGATCGGCACGATGGCGATCCAGCTCGGCGTCGCGCACGGCGCGCGGGTGCTCTGCACGGTCGGCAGCGCGGACAAGATGGAGTTCTGCACCCGGCTCGGCGCGGACGTCGCGATCAACTACAAGGAGGCCGAGTGGGCCTCGGTCGTTCGCGAGGCGACCGGCAAGGCCGGTGCGGACGTGATCCTCGACATCATCGGCGCGAAGTACCTGACCGACAACGTGAAGTCGCTCGCCATCGACGGCCGGATCGTCGTGATCGGCATGCAGGGTGGCGCGAAGGGCGAGCTGGATCTGGGCCGCCTGCTGGCCAAGCGTGGCTCGATCACCGCGGCCGGACTGCGCAGCCGGTCGGTCGAGGACAAGGGCCAGATCCTGGCCGAGGTGGTCGGGCACGTCTGGCCGCTGGTCGAGGCGAAGAAGGTCCGGCCCATCGTGCACGCGACGTACCCGCTGGAGCAGGTCGCATCGGCGCACGAGGAGCTCGAGCAGTCGACCCAGATCGGCAAGATCCTCCTCACCCTCTGA
- a CDS encoding phosphotransferase family protein, with protein MDHDVAGMVRVALPGWEIAEVLSRSGGQLSAVFEVRGADGGVVIVKVYDPEWAWKQGKEVHVYGVLKPELGELVPSVVHVEPEGERFAFTVLSKVDGVPLSEVDGADYRRIYEQAGELLRRIHRIPQPAYGYLTDRVLEPVATNALYMARQFAKKLREFEELGGDAGLHQRITAYVAEHPVPADVTPVLCHNDFHEGNLLVDPETWRLNGIIDVENAIAADPLLDLAKAQYYSIKDDRAKLDGLLAGYGELPADWEQRTTTYRLYHALELWDWFTVIGMTDPLDSIAHDLAEILGTRSVAG; from the coding sequence ATGGATCATGATGTTGCCGGGATGGTGCGGGTGGCCTTGCCTGGGTGGGAGATCGCGGAGGTTCTGTCGCGGTCGGGTGGGCAGTTGTCGGCGGTGTTCGAGGTGCGTGGGGCCGACGGTGGCGTGGTGATCGTCAAGGTGTACGACCCGGAGTGGGCTTGGAAGCAGGGCAAAGAGGTGCACGTGTACGGCGTGCTGAAGCCTGAGCTCGGGGAGTTGGTGCCTTCGGTGGTTCATGTGGAGCCGGAGGGGGAGCGGTTCGCGTTCACGGTGTTGTCGAAGGTGGACGGGGTGCCGTTGTCGGAGGTGGACGGCGCGGACTACCGGAGGATTTACGAGCAGGCGGGTGAGTTGCTCCGGAGGATTCACCGGATCCCGCAGCCGGCGTACGGGTATCTGACGGATCGGGTGCTGGAGCCGGTGGCGACCAACGCGTTGTACATGGCGCGGCAGTTCGCGAAGAAGTTGCGGGAGTTCGAGGAGCTCGGGGGTGATGCCGGGTTGCACCAGCGGATCACGGCGTACGTCGCCGAGCACCCGGTGCCGGCGGACGTGACGCCGGTGTTGTGCCACAACGACTTCCACGAGGGCAACCTGCTGGTCGACCCCGAGACCTGGCGGCTGAACGGGATCATCGATGTGGAGAACGCGATCGCCGCGGACCCGCTGCTGGATCTCGCCAAGGCGCAGTACTACTCGATCAAGGACGACCGGGCGAAGCTCGACGGACTGCTCGCCGGGTACGGCGAACTGCCGGCCGACTGGGAGCAGCGGACGACGACGTACCGGCTTTACCACGCGCTCGAGCTATGGGACTGGTTCACGGTGATAGGCATGACCGATCCGCTCGACTCGATCGCGCACGACCTCGCCGAGATCCTCGGCACACGGAGCGTCGCGGGCTGA
- the mobA gene encoding molybdenum cofactor guanylyltransferase produces the protein MGTAAYDVVVLAGGASRRFGGVDKATLVLEGVSLLDRVLTATDSAVSTMVVGPERVTCRVVDWTQEDPPAGGPVAGVAAGLGFGTAAVVVLVSCDLPWLTGRDVALLVDGLGEYDGHGLRDVGGREQPLAAAYRREALTAAVEAVGDPRDRSVRRTFAPLRMLWSEPSLAGRDVDTWADLDDPGTAAPVE, from the coding sequence ATGGGCACAGCGGCGTACGACGTGGTGGTGCTGGCGGGTGGGGCGTCACGGCGGTTCGGCGGGGTGGACAAGGCGACGCTTGTGCTGGAAGGGGTTTCGCTGCTCGATCGGGTGCTGACGGCAACTGACTCGGCGGTGTCGACTATGGTCGTCGGGCCGGAGCGGGTGACGTGCCGGGTGGTGGACTGGACGCAGGAGGATCCGCCGGCGGGTGGGCCGGTGGCGGGGGTTGCGGCGGGGTTGGGGTTCGGTACGGCGGCGGTGGTGGTGCTGGTGTCGTGTGATCTGCCGTGGTTGACGGGTCGCGATGTTGCGTTGCTTGTCGACGGGCTTGGCGAGTACGACGGGCACGGGCTGCGGGATGTTGGGGGCCGAGAGCAACCACTTGCGGCGGCGTACCGGCGGGAGGCGCTGACGGCGGCGGTGGAGGCGGTGGGTGATCCGCGGGATCGGTCGGTGCGCCGGACGTTTGCTCCGTTGAGGATGCTGTGGAGTGAGCCGAGCCTGGCCGGGCGGGATGTTGACACGTGGGCCGATCTGGATGATCCGGGGACTGCTGCGCCGGTTGAGTAG
- a CDS encoding carbon-nitrogen hydrolase family protein — MRHHGDMKIAVVQGASSGDKAANREAVVRWVARAAAAGPELVVLPEAVMADFASEGESVGALAEALDGEFVSTLRKCALEHGTAIVAGMFERSCDERRPYNTLLAVGADGELLGAYRKIHLYDAFGYKESEQLTPGDVAPVVVKIGDTKFGLMTCYDLRFPELSRALVDAGADVLVVPAAWVRGPLKEHHWTTLLTARAIENTVYVASAAQNGRKYSGLSQVIDPQGVAVAAVGEADGFAVAEISGERLAEVRKRNPSLANRRFTVTPR, encoded by the coding sequence ATGCGGCACCATGGAGACATGAAGATCGCCGTGGTGCAGGGCGCAAGTTCTGGGGACAAGGCTGCCAATCGGGAGGCTGTGGTTCGGTGGGTGGCTCGGGCTGCGGCGGCTGGGCCTGAGTTGGTGGTGTTACCGGAAGCCGTGATGGCTGACTTCGCGAGTGAGGGCGAGTCGGTGGGGGCGTTGGCGGAGGCGTTGGACGGGGAGTTCGTCAGTACGTTGCGCAAGTGCGCGCTCGAGCACGGGACGGCGATCGTGGCGGGGATGTTCGAGCGGAGCTGTGACGAGCGGCGGCCGTACAACACGTTGCTCGCCGTCGGCGCGGATGGTGAGCTGCTGGGGGCTTATCGCAAGATCCATCTGTACGACGCCTTTGGGTACAAGGAGTCGGAGCAGTTGACGCCGGGGGATGTGGCGCCCGTAGTGGTGAAGATCGGGGACACGAAGTTCGGGCTGATGACGTGTTACGACCTGCGGTTCCCGGAGCTGTCGCGGGCGTTGGTGGATGCGGGGGCGGACGTGCTCGTCGTACCGGCCGCGTGGGTGCGGGGCCCGTTGAAGGAGCACCACTGGACGACGCTGCTGACGGCGCGGGCGATCGAGAACACGGTGTACGTGGCGTCGGCGGCGCAGAACGGGCGGAAGTACTCGGGGTTGAGTCAGGTGATCGATCCGCAGGGCGTCGCCGTCGCGGCGGTCGGTGAGGCGGACGGGTTCGCGGTGGCGGAGATCTCGGGTGAGCGGCTGGCGGAGGTGCGGAAGCGGAATCCTTCGCTGGCGAACCGGCGGTTCACGGTGACGCCGCGCTGA
- a CDS encoding MerR family DNA-binding protein has protein sequence MLRPSSRSPSGHRLYAGEDVRRPHRIVALRGFGLNLAEIGLLLDGEVPDPRGLIRRQLDQVETQLAAATQLHDRLLEVLTALDATEAPSNHTLLNLIEGMTTMTRLTQHQLEEMTARRQEFHDSLTPTELANLDTSRRQALESMTKAELEDLRQRRATAMPR, from the coding sequence TTGCTCCGCCCGAGCTCCCGCAGCCCCTCCGGCCACCGCCTGTACGCCGGTGAGGACGTCCGCCGCCCGCACCGCATCGTCGCCCTCCGCGGCTTCGGCCTCAACCTCGCCGAAATCGGCCTACTCCTCGACGGCGAGGTCCCAGACCCCCGAGGCCTCATCCGCCGCCAACTGGACCAGGTCGAAACCCAACTGGCCGCCGCCACCCAACTGCACGACCGCCTGCTCGAGGTCCTCACCGCCTTGGACGCCACCGAGGCCCCCTCCAACCACACCCTGCTGAACCTCATCGAAGGAATGACCACCATGACCCGCCTGACCCAGCACCAACTCGAAGAGATGACCGCCCGCCGCCAGGAGTTCCACGACTCCCTGACCCCCACCGAACTGGCCAACCTGGACACCTCACGCCGCCAAGCCCTCGAATCCATGACCAAAGCCGAACTGGAAGACCTACGCCAACGCCGAGCCACCGCCATGCCCCGCTAG
- the cobC gene encoding Rv2231c family pyridoxal phosphate-dependent protein CobC: protein MPVDGFDLDHHGDLEVGDGLVDLAVNVRTGTPPPWLLDEITASLTDLAAYPRADAATAAVAARHNCDPDQILLTAGAAEAFVLIARAFRPRHPVVVHPQFTEPESALRSAGHLVDRVILTPDNAFTLDPNDIPTDADLVVIGNPTNPTSVLHPADTLRELARPERILVVDEAFMDAVPGEPDSLIGAQIPGLVVIRSLTKTWGLAGLRVGYVVAAPPLIEQLAAVQPHWPLSTPALAAAIACSTPQATAEALQAAQAFEAQRTHLLTGLTTPPYAGSSTPILYADSPAPTSPYAEPPAPTPANAPTPANAPTPANAPTPANPTNAVTPATPANAVTPANAVTPANAATRANVSTPADPANAATGANVSTPADPANAANLATPANAATPPTPANAATPATPANAATPAIPANAATRATRATPATRATPATPATPANAATPANAATPANAATPAPPANAATPATPAHPANAVDATPPPPPRVRSYGVPRAPFVLVQVDGADQLREDLRRRGFAVRRGDTFPGLGPDWLRIAVRPEPVTDAFLKVWWDLLG, encoded by the coding sequence GTGCCTGTGGACGGATTCGACCTGGACCATCACGGAGACCTCGAGGTAGGCGACGGGCTAGTGGATCTCGCCGTCAACGTGCGGACCGGCACGCCACCTCCCTGGCTCCTCGACGAGATCACCGCCAGCCTCACCGACCTCGCCGCCTACCCCCGCGCCGACGCCGCGACAGCCGCCGTCGCCGCCCGCCACAACTGCGACCCCGACCAGATCCTCCTCACCGCCGGCGCCGCCGAGGCCTTCGTACTGATCGCCCGCGCCTTCCGCCCCCGTCACCCGGTCGTCGTACACCCCCAGTTCACCGAGCCCGAGTCAGCCCTCCGCTCCGCCGGCCACCTCGTCGACCGCGTCATCCTCACCCCGGACAACGCCTTCACCCTCGACCCGAACGACATCCCCACAGACGCCGACCTCGTCGTCATCGGCAACCCGACGAACCCCACCTCGGTCCTCCACCCCGCCGACACCCTCCGCGAACTCGCCCGCCCCGAACGCATCCTCGTCGTCGACGAAGCCTTCATGGACGCCGTCCCCGGCGAACCGGATTCCCTCATCGGCGCCCAGATCCCCGGCCTCGTCGTCATCCGCAGCCTCACCAAAACCTGGGGCCTCGCGGGCCTGAGAGTCGGGTACGTCGTCGCCGCCCCACCCCTCATCGAGCAGCTCGCCGCCGTACAACCGCACTGGCCCCTCTCCACCCCCGCCCTGGCCGCCGCCATCGCCTGCAGCACCCCCCAAGCCACCGCCGAGGCCCTCCAAGCAGCCCAAGCCTTCGAAGCCCAACGCACCCACCTCCTCACCGGCCTCACCACCCCGCCGTACGCCGGCAGCTCGACTCCCATCCTGTACGCCGACAGCCCGGCCCCGACCTCGCCGTACGCCGAACCGCCCGCGCCAACCCCGGCGAACGCGCCAACCCCGGCGAACGCGCCAACCCCAGCGAACGCGCCAACCCCGGCGAACCCGACGAACGCGGTGACCCCGGCGACCCCGGCGAACGCGGTGACCCCGGCGAACGCGGTGACCCCCGCGAACGCGGCGACCCGGGCGAACGTGTCGACCCCGGCAGACCCGGCGAACGCGGCGACCGGGGCGAACGTGTCGACCCCGGCAGACCCGGCGAACGCGGCAAACCTGGCGACGCCAGCGAACGCGGCGACCCCACCGACCCCCGCGAACGCGGCGACCCCGGCGACCCCCGCAAACGCGGCGACCCCGGCGATCCCCGCAAACGCGGCGACCCGCGCGACCCGAGCGACCCCCGCGACCCGAGCGACCCCCGCGACCCCGGCGACCCCGGCGAACGCGGCGACCCCGGCGAACGCGGCGACCCCGGCGAACGCGGCGACCCCCGCGCCCCCGGCGAACGCGGCTACCCCCGCGACCCCTGCACACCCGGCCAACGCGGTGGACGCGACGCCCCCACCACCCCCGCGCGTCCGCTCCTACGGCGTCCCCCGCGCCCCCTTCGTCCTCGTCCAGGTCGACGGCGCCGACCAGCTCCGCGAGGACCTGCGCCGGCGCGGGTTCGCCGTCCGCCGAGGCGACACGTTCCCCGGCCTCGGCCCCGACTGGCTGCGCATCGCCGTACGCCCCGAACCCGTCACCGACGCGTTCCTCAAGGTCTGGTGGGACCTGCTCGGCTGA
- a CDS encoding BatC protein, whose protein sequence is MGLNDDDMTTSSGDGEGLADGGATPGGHDGGADGGADSGAGTEGNDTTAGGGGYGNAEGPADGGATPGATDGGADGGAGGGGYGGAEGPADGGATPGATDGGADGGAGGGYGGAEGPADGGATPGATDGGADGGAGGGGYGDAEGPADGGASPGTSDGGADGGASTEGPADGGASPGVSDGGADGGADSGAGGGEGPADGGADANATDGGADGGAGGNSGSW, encoded by the coding sequence ATGGGTCTGAACGACGACGACATGACCACCTCGTCCGGCGACGGTGAAGGTCTGGCGGACGGGGGCGCGACCCCTGGTGGACACGACGGTGGCGCGGACGGCGGTGCCGACAGCGGCGCCGGTACCGAAGGCAACGACACCACGGCCGGCGGTGGCGGCTACGGTAACGCCGAAGGCCCGGCCGACGGCGGCGCAACGCCAGGTGCGACTGACGGCGGTGCCGACGGTGGTGCTGGTGGCGGTGGCTACGGCGGTGCCGAGGGCCCGGCCGACGGCGGCGCAACGCCAGGTGCGACCGATGGCGGCGCCGACGGTGGTGCTGGTGGCGGCTACGGCGGTGCCGAGGGCCCGGCCGACGGCGGCGCAACGCCAGGTGCGACCGATGGCGGCGCCGACGGCGGCGCTGGTGGCGGTGGCTATGGCGACGCCGAAGGCCCCGCGGACGGCGGCGCCTCACCCGGTACGAGTGACGGAGGCGCCGATGGCGGTGCCAGTACGGAAGGTCCCGCGGACGGTGGTGCCTCGCCTGGTGTCAGCGACGGCGGCGCCGACGGAGGAGCTGACAGCGGCGCCGGCGGCGGCGAAGGTCCGGCAGACGGCGGAGCCGATGCCAACGCGACCGACGGCGGCGCGGACGGCGGTGCCGGCGGTAACTCCGGAAGTTGGTGA